One window of Coriobacteriia bacterium genomic DNA carries:
- a CDS encoding ParA family protein has protein sequence MPDLKPFVVVTGHYGCGKTNLSVNLALDSVAKYPAVTLVDLDVVNPYFRSSDYAAMLERAGVRVIAPTFAGTTLDSPSLPASMYSAFDTEGAVIIDVGGDDAGATALGRFAREATALDYDLLYVINRYRNLTATPAEAAALLGEIETASHLKATGIVNNSHLRDETTAATVLDSVEYARETAALLGLPLVCTTVPAALADEFAATQDSAAFVENAYPVEVYVHTPWEAGFQPHEEIG, from the coding sequence ATGCCTGATCTCAAACCGTTTGTGGTGGTGACCGGCCACTACGGCTGTGGCAAGACCAACCTCTCAGTCAACCTCGCCCTCGACTCGGTGGCGAAGTACCCGGCGGTAACGCTCGTCGACCTCGACGTCGTCAACCCGTATTTCCGCTCGTCGGACTACGCGGCGATGCTCGAGCGCGCGGGAGTGCGTGTCATCGCTCCTACCTTCGCGGGCACCACGCTGGACTCCCCATCGCTACCTGCTTCGATGTACTCGGCATTCGATACCGAGGGCGCCGTCATCATTGACGTCGGCGGGGACGACGCGGGTGCGACCGCTCTCGGAAGGTTCGCGCGCGAGGCGACCGCACTCGACTACGACCTGCTCTACGTCATCAACCGCTACCGCAACCTCACGGCGACGCCGGCCGAAGCTGCGGCGCTGCTCGGCGAGATCGAGACCGCGTCGCACCTCAAGGCGACCGGCATCGTCAACAACTCGCACCTGCGCGACGAGACGACGGCGGCCACCGTGCTCGACTCGGTGGAGTACGCGCGCGAAACGGCGGCGCTTCTCGGACTGCCGCTGGTGTGCACGACGGTACCCGCCGCGCTCGCCGACGAGTTCGCGGCTACGCAGGACTCTGCAGCGTTCGTGGAGAACGCATATCCTGTCGAGGTCTATGTTCACACCCCCTGGGAGGCCGGCTTCCAGCCGCACGAGGAGATCGGATAA
- a CDS encoding diguanylate cyclase: MHEPNPPLHHTTSGAVWGEHETAAFDRAVITHSQNAVVACDENGDLVVFNPAARTWHGMDARALPPEQWSSYYGLYESDGVTPYPTDQLPLTRTFRGETIRDVPLVIKAEGQEPRHVACGGGPFYDDSGKKLGAFVVMVDTTAMHHLTRELEHLASHDVLTGLANRRTFESEVERATRFAARGVISTVLFADVDRFKTCNDLYGHEFGDKVLSDIAQRMRSVVRAVDTVARIGGDEFGVVLWGKSGEAVDLVAVRLSETVAAAGRVYDLDIGLSIGSAVVAADSDASRVLAEADSQMYGMKATGGHGGAGDVGDVGDNL; the protein is encoded by the coding sequence GTGCACGAACCCAATCCGCCTCTGCACCACACCACCAGCGGTGCCGTCTGGGGCGAGCACGAGACGGCTGCGTTCGATCGAGCGGTCATCACACATTCGCAGAACGCCGTCGTCGCCTGCGACGAGAACGGCGACCTCGTCGTCTTCAATCCGGCTGCGCGCACGTGGCATGGCATGGACGCGCGCGCTCTGCCGCCGGAGCAGTGGTCGAGCTACTACGGCCTGTACGAGAGCGATGGCGTCACACCGTACCCCACCGACCAGCTCCCACTCACGCGTACGTTTCGCGGAGAGACCATCCGCGACGTGCCGCTCGTCATCAAGGCCGAGGGACAAGAGCCCCGGCATGTCGCCTGTGGTGGCGGCCCGTTCTACGACGACTCCGGCAAGAAGCTCGGTGCCTTCGTGGTGATGGTCGACACGACCGCGATGCACCACCTCACACGAGAGCTCGAGCATCTCGCGAGCCACGATGTACTGACCGGCCTGGCCAACCGCCGGACATTCGAGTCCGAGGTCGAGCGCGCTACGCGGTTCGCCGCCAGGGGCGTGATCTCCACGGTTCTCTTCGCCGATGTGGACCGCTTCAAGACCTGCAACGATCTTTACGGCCACGAGTTCGGCGACAAGGTGCTGTCCGACATCGCCCAGCGCATGCGATCGGTGGTCCGCGCAGTCGACACTGTTGCGCGAATCGGCGGCGACGAGTTCGGCGTTGTGCTGTGGGGCAAGAGCGGTGAAGCGGTCGACCTCGTGGCAGTCCGGTTATCCGAAACGGTAGCGGCCGCGGGCCGTGTATACGACCTCGACATCGGGCTGAGTATCGGCAGCGCAGTGGTGGCCGCCGATTCCGATGCCTCGCGCGTGCTCGCCGAAGCCGACAGTCAGATGTACGGGATGAAGGCGACCGGAGGGCACGGCGGCGCGGGTGACGTGGGCGATGTGGGCGACAACCTCTAA
- a CDS encoding 2TM domain-containing protein, translating to MSSEEELRKQALHRIGERRSFYMSLAVYVVVNAVLVGVWFINGRGYFWPGWPIFGWGIGVAIQGFRALVNPDGPSEADVQREMDKMRGKS from the coding sequence ATGTCCAGTGAAGAGGAACTCAGGAAGCAAGCACTCCACCGTATCGGTGAGCGGCGCTCGTTCTACATGAGTCTGGCGGTGTACGTCGTCGTGAACGCGGTGCTCGTAGGCGTCTGGTTCATCAACGGGCGGGGCTACTTCTGGCCCGGCTGGCCCATCTTCGGCTGGGGAATCGGCGTGGCCATTCAAGGATTCCGAGCACTCGTGAACCCGGATGGCCCGAGTGAGGCCGACGTGCAGCGCGAGATGGACAAGATGAGGGGCAAGTCCTAG
- a CDS encoding cytochrome c3 family protein, which produces MRFAPTARPIRRALRPTSALVVVVACALSFGVASAFAETPHVQAKIDSQSCAACHTAHRDLAYRETDGVLAADSPTAGCLACHTGANASAGNVATGTRDSFALPSGHSLETTSASGLHIGGCETCHDSHGASSDGRMLANRRINGVDVEDGGPAVCLACHDAGDSWYGADYPSTSAPTRDATGYPVSGTWTGPATWASDTNAHSRIPTSAVAVSAETTATRREGDCLYCHAAHRGPNAYDALATTLTVPTQATLAADQSRGDYAALCLSCHGADRTGPAATTVDIERYVTSGRAGAGHRIVTAGGTLPVGSPMPCFECHNPHGSKRGNSAQISDELGASLETSSAAGERAFCFTCHTTSDTGTGWDSGAAEYATPGTETVVGLARDGGALHLSATSGHAEADAQACGECHGQSYAAGGYNVHDLSPDGTAAVATDTIAPLTVANLEASARGTVSLVATDTGSGVEATYYSLDGGAVTSGTVLATSVEGTHAVQFFSVDSASNVETPTVTTFTVDTVAPITASDVATEYSGVATITLSATDATGTGVAETRWSLDGGDIATGTVLATDTVGPHTLEFGSVDVAGNVEATQTVVFSITAMPTPEEPPASEQPTITMPPSVESTVTPSFFVQPATAPTLLGLFRREDLAGSHAT; this is translated from the coding sequence GTGCGTTTCGCCCCAACTGCCCGACCCATCCGACGAGCGCTGCGCCCAACGAGCGCGCTCGTTGTCGTCGTTGCGTGTGCACTGTCGTTTGGCGTGGCCTCGGCGTTCGCCGAGACACCCCACGTGCAGGCCAAGATCGACAGCCAGAGCTGCGCTGCGTGTCACACGGCCCATCGCGACCTCGCGTATCGCGAGACGGACGGAGTTCTGGCAGCCGATAGCCCAACCGCCGGATGCCTCGCTTGCCACACGGGGGCCAACGCAAGCGCCGGCAACGTTGCGACGGGCACACGAGACTCCTTCGCCCTCCCGAGCGGTCATTCGCTTGAGACAACGAGTGCATCGGGACTTCACATCGGCGGCTGCGAGACGTGCCATGACTCGCACGGCGCATCATCCGACGGGCGCATGCTCGCGAACCGCAGGATCAACGGAGTCGACGTCGAGGACGGCGGGCCGGCTGTCTGCCTCGCATGTCACGACGCGGGCGACTCCTGGTACGGCGCGGACTACCCTTCCACCTCGGCGCCCACGCGTGACGCGACCGGCTATCCGGTCTCGGGCACGTGGACCGGTCCGGCCACCTGGGCCTCCGATACCAACGCGCACAGCCGCATCCCGACCTCCGCAGTCGCAGTCAGCGCGGAGACCACCGCTACGCGGCGTGAAGGCGACTGTCTCTACTGCCATGCGGCACACCGCGGACCCAATGCGTATGACGCGCTCGCCACGACGCTCACCGTCCCCACGCAGGCGACCCTCGCGGCCGATCAGTCGCGGGGCGACTACGCAGCGCTTTGCCTCAGTTGCCACGGCGCCGATCGCACCGGTCCGGCCGCCACCACCGTCGACATCGAGCGCTACGTGACATCCGGGCGCGCGGGCGCGGGCCACCGTATCGTGACCGCAGGCGGCACGTTGCCGGTCGGTTCGCCGATGCCGTGCTTCGAGTGCCACAACCCGCACGGCTCCAAGCGGGGCAACAGCGCACAGATATCCGATGAGCTCGGGGCATCGCTCGAGACCTCCTCGGCGGCAGGCGAGCGCGCGTTCTGCTTCACCTGCCACACCACGAGCGACACCGGCACCGGCTGGGACAGCGGGGCTGCCGAGTATGCGACGCCCGGCACCGAGACTGTCGTCGGTCTCGCGCGTGATGGCGGCGCGCTGCACCTGAGCGCGACGAGTGGCCATGCCGAAGCGGACGCGCAGGCGTGTGGCGAGTGCCACGGGCAGAGCTATGCGGCAGGCGGGTACAACGTGCACGACCTGTCGCCCGACGGAACTGCAGCAGTCGCTACCGATACGATCGCGCCTCTCACAGTCGCCAATCTCGAGGCCTCCGCACGGGGCACCGTCTCATTGGTCGCTACCGACACGGGCTCGGGAGTCGAAGCCACGTACTACTCGCTCGACGGCGGTGCCGTCACAAGCGGGACCGTTCTTGCGACGAGCGTCGAGGGCACGCACGCGGTGCAGTTCTTCTCGGTCGACTCGGCGAGCAACGTTGAAACGCCGACCGTGACGACGTTCACCGTCGATACCGTCGCGCCGATCACAGCGAGCGACGTGGCGACCGAGTACTCGGGAGTTGCGACGATCACGCTCTCGGCGACCGATGCGACGGGCACGGGCGTGGCCGAGACCCGCTGGAGCCTCGACGGCGGTGACATCGCGACCGGTACGGTGCTGGCGACCGATACGGTCGGACCACACACCCTCGAGTTCGGCTCAGTGGACGTAGCGGGCAATGTCGAGGCAACGCAGACGGTCGTCTTCTCCATCACGGCGATGCCCACACCTGAAGAGCCGCCCGCATCGGAACAGCCTACGATCACGATGCCGCCCTCCGTGGAGTCGACGGTCACACCATCGTTCTTCGTGCAGCCAGCGACTGCGCCCACGCTCCTCGGATTGTTCCGACGCGAGGATCTGGCGGGTTCGCACGCAACGTAG
- a CDS encoding signal peptidase I, with the protein MATSAFGDSTGLITGLFSGTFGLIYAAWAVLYLVGLWKIFAKAGEPGWAAIVPIYNIFVLLKIVGRPWWWLLLMLIPFVNFVIAIMITWNLAKVFGHGFGYFLGLLFLGGIFYPMLGFGGSRYLGPAV; encoded by the coding sequence ATGGCAACCAGCGCTTTCGGCGACAGCACCGGTCTGATCACCGGTCTGTTCAGCGGGACGTTCGGCCTGATTTACGCGGCGTGGGCCGTTCTCTACCTCGTGGGGCTGTGGAAGATCTTCGCGAAGGCCGGCGAGCCCGGCTGGGCGGCGATCGTGCCGATCTACAACATCTTCGTACTGCTCAAGATCGTCGGTCGCCCGTGGTGGTGGCTGCTGCTCATGCTGATCCCCTTCGTCAACTTCGTGATCGCGATCATGATCACGTGGAATCTGGCGAAGGTGTTCGGTCACGGCTTCGGGTACTTCCTCGGCCTGCTGTTCCTCGGCGGCATCTTCTACCCGATGCTGGGGTTCGGCGGCTCACGGTACTTGGGACCTGCAGTCTAG
- a CDS encoding pirin family protein produces the protein MTTTRTVRAVFASQPTLEGAGVHLRRAFGFGREELFDPFLMLDDFRGDDPAKYSAGFPWHPHRGIETITYVIDGEVEHSDSLGNKGRIGAGDVQWMTAGSGVVHQEMPEGDATGRMGGFQLWANLPARHKMTDPRYCGVPSDDIPSIVTPDSSVRVICGEVDGVEGPVRDIVAGPEYLDVTLLPGKSLTHPTTPGHTVFAYLFEGSACFGPEGAETICAEQGTVVLFNDGDVVLARAGKDSARFLLISGAPLGEPIAWGGPIVMNTREELETAFDEYRHGTFVKVGTHHQE, from the coding sequence TTGACGACGACCAGAACTGTCCGAGCAGTGTTCGCATCGCAGCCCACCCTGGAGGGCGCCGGCGTGCACCTGAGGCGCGCGTTCGGTTTCGGCCGCGAGGAGCTGTTCGATCCCTTCCTCATGCTCGATGACTTCCGCGGCGATGACCCTGCGAAGTACAGCGCGGGCTTCCCGTGGCACCCGCATCGCGGCATCGAGACGATCACCTACGTCATCGACGGCGAGGTCGAGCACAGCGACTCGCTCGGCAACAAGGGCCGCATCGGCGCGGGCGACGTGCAGTGGATGACGGCCGGAAGCGGAGTGGTCCACCAGGAGATGCCCGAGGGCGACGCAACGGGCCGCATGGGCGGCTTCCAGTTGTGGGCGAACCTCCCCGCACGCCACAAGATGACCGACCCGCGCTACTGCGGCGTCCCCTCCGACGACATCCCCTCGATCGTCACGCCGGACTCGAGCGTGCGCGTGATCTGCGGCGAGGTCGACGGAGTCGAGGGGCCCGTGAGAGACATCGTCGCCGGCCCGGAGTACCTCGACGTGACGCTTCTCCCGGGCAAGTCGTTGACGCACCCGACCACGCCGGGGCACACGGTGTTCGCGTACCTCTTCGAAGGGTCGGCGTGCTTCGGGCCGGAAGGCGCCGAGACGATCTGCGCCGAGCAAGGAACCGTCGTGCTGTTCAACGACGGTGACGTGGTCTTGGCCCGTGCGGGCAAAGACAGCGCGAGATTCCTGCTCATCAGTGGAGCCCCGCTCGGCGAACCCATCGCCTGGGGCGGACCGATCGTGATGAACACCCGAGAAGAACTCGAGACCGCATTCGACGAGTACCGGCACGGCACGTTCGTGAAGGTGGGCACGCACCACCAGGAGTAG
- the nifH gene encoding nitrogenase iron protein, translating into MRQIAIYGKGGIGKSTTTQNTVAALADAGKGVMIVGCDPKADSTRLILNEKMQMTVMDLARERGSVEDLELEDVLQRGFKGILCAESGGPEPGVGCAGRGVITAINFLEEEGAYTDDLDFVFYDVLGDVVCGGFAMPMREGKAQEIYIVTSGEMMAMYAANNIAKGILKYAHSGGVRLGGLICNSRNTDREDELIMALAEKLGTQMIHFIPRDNEVQRAELRRKTVLQYNPEHVQAEEYRQLAKKISENEMLVIPTPISMDELEELLMEFGIMEPDIVEEAAGAVA; encoded by the coding sequence ATGCGTCAGATAGCAATCTATGGCAAGGGCGGCATCGGCAAAAGCACGACGACTCAGAACACGGTGGCCGCACTCGCGGACGCCGGTAAGGGCGTCATGATCGTTGGTTGCGACCCCAAGGCCGACTCGACTCGGCTGATTCTCAACGAGAAGATGCAGATGACCGTCATGGACCTCGCTCGCGAGCGTGGCAGCGTCGAGGACCTTGAGCTCGAAGACGTCCTGCAGCGCGGATTCAAGGGCATTCTGTGCGCTGAGTCCGGCGGTCCGGAGCCCGGCGTGGGCTGTGCCGGCCGCGGCGTCATCACCGCCATCAACTTCCTCGAGGAGGAGGGCGCCTACACCGACGACCTCGACTTCGTCTTCTACGACGTTCTCGGCGACGTCGTGTGCGGTGGGTTCGCCATGCCGATGCGCGAGGGCAAGGCGCAGGAGATCTACATCGTCACCTCCGGCGAGATGATGGCAATGTACGCCGCCAACAACATCGCCAAGGGCATCCTGAAGTACGCGCACTCGGGTGGCGTTCGCCTCGGCGGGCTCATCTGCAACTCGCGCAACACCGACCGCGAGGACGAGCTGATCATGGCTCTCGCCGAGAAGCTCGGCACCCAGATGATCCACTTCATCCCGCGCGACAACGAGGTCCAGCGCGCCGAGCTTCGCCGCAAGACGGTGCTGCAGTACAACCCGGAGCACGTGCAGGCCGAGGAGTACCGCCAGCTCGCGAAGAAGATCAGCGAGAACGAGATGCTCGTGATCCCGACGCCGATCAGCATGGACGAGCTCGAAGAGCTGCTCATGGAGTTCGGCATCATGGAGCCCGACATCGTCGAAGAGGCCGCCGGGGCGGTGGCATAA
- the nifD gene encoding nitrogenase molybdenum-iron protein alpha chain, translated as MSNPSSKIHQTQKLIDDVLSIYPEKTRIDREKHVKPNDPSDCSTCAVKSNVKSRPGVMTVRGCAYAGSKGVVWGPVKDMIHISHGPVGCGAYSNWSRRNYYNGQTGVDSFGTMHFTSDFQERDIVYGGDKKLGTIIDELDGLFPLAKGVSVQSECPVGLIGDDIEQVSKAKTTEHGKPIVPVRCEGFRGVSQSLGHHIANDAIRDHIFEKAATEIETTPYDITIIGDYNIGGDAWASRRILEAMGLRVIAQWTGDATMAELANAPQAKLNLIHCYRSMNYICRYMEDTWGIPWEEYNFFGPTKIYQSIRAIAAHFDETIQANAEALIEKMKPEMDAIIAEYKPRLEGKTVMLYVGGLRPRHVIGAYEDLGMEIIAAGYEFGHADEYKRTYPLLAEGSVIMDDATPYELEEFTKALKPDLVGSGVKEKYAYHKMGVPFRQMHSWDYSGPYHGFDGFSVFARDMDMTVNSPVWGLVRKPGAAAAVTERAAS; from the coding sequence ATGTCCAACCCCTCCTCCAAGATCCATCAGACGCAGAAGCTCATCGACGACGTCCTCTCGATCTATCCCGAGAAGACCCGCATCGACCGTGAGAAGCACGTCAAGCCCAACGACCCGAGCGACTGCTCCACGTGCGCGGTCAAGTCCAACGTCAAGTCTCGTCCGGGTGTCATGACCGTCCGAGGTTGCGCGTACGCCGGCTCCAAGGGCGTCGTGTGGGGCCCGGTCAAGGACATGATCCACATCAGCCACGGCCCGGTCGGCTGCGGCGCCTACTCCAACTGGTCGCGCCGCAACTACTACAACGGCCAGACCGGCGTGGACTCGTTCGGCACGATGCACTTCACGAGTGACTTCCAGGAGCGCGACATCGTCTACGGCGGCGACAAGAAGCTCGGCACCATCATCGACGAGCTCGACGGCCTGTTCCCGCTGGCCAAGGGCGTGTCGGTGCAGTCCGAGTGTCCGGTCGGGCTCATCGGCGACGATATCGAGCAGGTCTCGAAGGCCAAGACCACCGAGCACGGCAAGCCGATCGTGCCGGTTCGGTGCGAGGGCTTCCGCGGCGTGTCGCAGTCGCTCGGCCACCACATCGCCAACGACGCCATCCGCGACCACATCTTCGAGAAGGCCGCGACCGAGATCGAGACCACGCCCTACGACATCACGATCATCGGCGACTACAACATCGGCGGAGACGCCTGGGCTTCTCGGCGGATCCTCGAGGCGATGGGCCTGCGCGTCATCGCCCAGTGGACCGGCGACGCGACGATGGCCGAACTCGCCAACGCGCCGCAGGCCAAGCTCAACCTCATCCACTGCTACCGCTCGATGAACTACATCTGCCGGTACATGGAAGACACCTGGGGCATCCCGTGGGAGGAGTACAACTTCTTCGGTCCCACGAAGATCTACCAGTCCATCCGCGCCATCGCCGCTCACTTCGACGAGACCATCCAGGCCAACGCCGAGGCGCTCATCGAGAAGATGAAGCCCGAGATGGACGCGATCATCGCCGAGTACAAGCCGCGCCTCGAGGGCAAGACCGTGATGCTCTACGTGGGTGGCCTGCGCCCCCGCCACGTCATCGGTGCTTACGAGGACCTCGGGATGGAGATCATCGCAGCCGGCTACGAGTTCGGCCACGCCGATGAGTACAAGCGCACCTACCCGCTGCTCGCCGAGGGCTCCGTGATCATGGACGACGCCACCCCCTACGAGCTCGAGGAGTTCACCAAGGCCCTCAAGCCCGACCTGGTGGGTTCCGGCGTGAAGGAGAAGTACGCCTACCACAAGATGGGCGTCCCGTTCCGCCAGATGCACTCGTGGGACTACTCAGGCCCGTACCACGGTTTCGACGGGTTCTCGGTGTTCGCCCGTGACATGGACATGACCGTCAACAGCCCCGTATGGGGACTCGTCCGCAAGCCGGGAGCGGCAGCCGCCGTCACCGAGCGCGCGGCCAGCTAG
- the nifK gene encoding nitrogenase molybdenum-iron protein subunit beta, whose protein sequence is MTTKDHNTLFSEPVYVEQFENKKEFENGSSAEEIARVSAWTQTEEYRELNFAREGIVINPCKACQPLGAVLAALGFEKTLPFVQGSQGCTAYFRSHLSRHFKEPIATVSSSMTEDAAVFGGLSNMIEGLENANAMYKPDMIAVSTTCMAEVIGDDLGAYITTAKDRGVVPAEMPIPFAHTPSFAGSHLNGYDVMMKGIFEGLTGEKAETTDGTLNVIPGFDGYSGNLREIKHILGSMGVDYRVLGDYSDVVDSPATGDYDMYPEGGTKLEDVRQAINAVGTLSLQRFASVKTGEFITKSWDQPFVGGPFPIGVTATDALLAEVTALTGKDISAELELERGRAVDSMVDSHPYVHGKRVAIVGDPDVLLGLISFLLEIGARPVHVVATNGDKKFKKAAEALLAESPFGSDATVWIKKDMWHLRSLMFTEPVDLLLGPSTAKFLWRDTGTTFVRVGFPLFDRHHLHKRAIIGYRGAENLLTDIVNTVLDEMDRASMNNASFDLVR, encoded by the coding sequence ATGACGACCAAGGACCACAACACACTCTTCTCCGAGCCGGTATACGTCGAGCAGTTCGAGAACAAGAAGGAGTTCGAGAACGGCTCGTCGGCCGAGGAGATCGCTCGGGTCAGCGCCTGGACGCAGACCGAGGAGTACCGCGAGCTGAACTTCGCCCGTGAGGGCATCGTCATCAACCCATGCAAGGCGTGTCAGCCGCTCGGTGCGGTGCTCGCAGCGCTCGGGTTCGAGAAGACGCTGCCGTTCGTGCAGGGCTCGCAGGGCTGCACCGCGTACTTCCGCAGCCACCTGTCGCGCCACTTCAAGGAGCCGATCGCGACCGTCTCGAGCTCGATGACGGAGGACGCCGCGGTGTTCGGTGGCCTCTCGAACATGATCGAGGGCCTCGAGAACGCCAACGCGATGTACAAGCCGGACATGATCGCGGTCTCCACGACATGCATGGCCGAGGTCATCGGTGACGACCTGGGCGCCTACATCACCACCGCCAAGGACCGCGGAGTCGTACCTGCCGAGATGCCCATCCCGTTCGCACACACGCCGAGCTTCGCCGGCAGCCACCTCAACGGCTACGACGTCATGATGAAGGGCATCTTCGAGGGCCTCACTGGCGAGAAGGCCGAGACCACCGACGGCACGCTCAACGTCATCCCCGGCTTCGACGGGTACTCGGGCAACCTGCGCGAGATCAAGCACATCCTGGGCTCGATGGGTGTCGACTACCGCGTGCTGGGCGACTACTCCGACGTGGTCGACTCGCCCGCTACCGGCGACTACGACATGTACCCCGAAGGCGGCACCAAGCTCGAGGACGTGCGCCAGGCGATCAACGCCGTCGGCACCCTCTCGCTCCAGCGCTTCGCCAGCGTCAAGACCGGTGAGTTCATCACCAAGTCGTGGGACCAGCCGTTCGTCGGGGGTCCGTTCCCGATCGGCGTCACCGCGACCGATGCGCTGCTCGCCGAGGTCACCGCGCTGACCGGCAAGGACATCAGCGCTGAGCTTGAACTCGAGCGCGGCCGCGCGGTCGACTCGATGGTGGACTCGCACCCCTACGTGCACGGCAAGCGTGTCGCCATCGTGGGCGACCCGGACGTGCTGCTCGGCCTCATCAGCTTCCTGCTCGAGATCGGCGCCCGTCCGGTGCACGTCGTGGCGACCAACGGCGACAAGAAGTTCAAGAAGGCCGCCGAGGCGCTGCTTGCCGAGTCGCCGTTCGGCTCGGATGCGACCGTGTGGATCAAGAAGGACATGTGGCACCTGCGCTCGCTCATGTTCACCGAGCCGGTCGACCTGCTCCTCGGCCCCAGCACCGCCAAGTTCCTGTGGCGTGACACCGGCACCACGTTCGTACGAGTCGGCTTCCCGCTCTTCGACCGTCACCACCTGCACAAGCGCGCCATCATCGGCTATCGCGGGGCGGAGAACCTGCTCACCGACATCGTGAACACCGTGCTCGACGAGATGGACCGCGCGAGCATGAACAACGCTTCGTTTGACCTGGTCAGGTAG